A genomic window from Leptospira andrefontaineae includes:
- a CDS encoding OmpA family protein gives MFAGTLLFFLFSWDGSAQPVPTLLERNFGSPLNTQNVEYNPIISPDGRYLIFQSNRPGGEGEMDIWLSENANYKKRDGEADWKKPVNLNQDIWEQNKKELPSGEKKSKLFNTDKYEGGISIRFDEFGNPEEIFLTSIRNVKADREGFDALDIYYTKRDEKTKRWSDLIGISEINSNFNEKMPAISPDGKYIIFSSDRPGGYGEYDLWVSYRNLSTGVWSSPINLGSEINSKVSEILPYIHPDGEQLYFSSNRENDRKKFSLYRSFLNLPGSSDTEDAEDKLTVSKTNLPHPVPETGSLEKLPHPFNLDTAEGIDSEGISFDHEGLWAYISSNRNGGQGQYDIYRFQVPENLRNSYDVSFQGLVLDGSEATMIGLDATIKISDSIGPSRTITSRRIGGDLSKGNQTNFKTVLKTGRLYKVEISSPGFYPTEDKLDLRGNVERNKKVYKTYVLLPIKDEEKGKIVNTGDGDKGKGLNVVVVDATTKEPIAGATATVFTPKNRQGEILKYNSLSKNFHIELIPDTDFEIFAKAEKYISESVNILKKDIKPGSTVSIALRKDSEVPVVLSTKLYFEFNKTEVTDAHRKQLDLIVDYLKKNPSDKIEIGGHTDNIASKEYNTRLSGNRARKVFDYVRSKGIQASRLKTRAYWYSRPDEDNSTEDGRAKNRRVDFRKL, from the coding sequence ATGTTTGCCGGAACTCTTCTGTTTTTTTTATTTTCCTGGGATGGATCCGCTCAGCCTGTTCCTACACTGTTGGAAAGAAACTTCGGATCTCCTTTAAACACACAAAACGTAGAATACAATCCTATTATTAGCCCTGACGGAAGGTATTTGATCTTTCAATCCAATCGCCCTGGCGGAGAAGGAGAGATGGACATCTGGCTCTCCGAAAATGCAAATTATAAAAAAAGAGATGGGGAAGCTGATTGGAAGAAGCCGGTTAACCTAAACCAAGACATTTGGGAACAGAATAAAAAGGAACTTCCTTCCGGAGAAAAAAAATCTAAACTATTTAATACTGATAAGTACGAAGGTGGAATTTCTATCCGATTCGATGAGTTCGGAAACCCGGAAGAAATTTTTCTAACTTCTATTCGAAACGTAAAAGCAGATAGAGAAGGTTTTGACGCATTAGATATTTATTATACTAAGAGAGACGAAAAAACAAAACGTTGGAGCGACTTGATCGGTATTTCCGAGATCAATTCAAACTTCAATGAGAAGATGCCTGCAATTTCTCCGGATGGAAAATATATAATCTTCTCTTCCGATCGTCCTGGCGGATACGGAGAATATGATCTTTGGGTAAGTTATAGAAATCTTTCCACAGGTGTTTGGTCCAGCCCGATCAATCTAGGATCAGAGATCAATTCTAAGGTAAGTGAAATTCTTCCTTATATTCATCCGGATGGAGAACAGTTATACTTTTCTTCCAATAGAGAAAATGATCGCAAAAAGTTTTCCTTATATCGCAGCTTCTTAAATCTTCCCGGAAGTTCCGACACCGAAGATGCGGAAGATAAACTTACTGTTTCCAAAACAAATCTTCCTCATCCAGTCCCGGAAACAGGGAGTTTAGAAAAACTTCCTCATCCATTTAATTTAGATACTGCGGAAGGAATCGACTCAGAAGGGATTTCTTTCGATCACGAAGGTCTTTGGGCATATATTTCTTCCAACCGGAATGGGGGACAGGGCCAGTACGATATTTATAGATTCCAGGTGCCTGAAAATCTGAGAAATTCCTACGATGTATCCTTCCAGGGATTGGTCTTAGACGGCTCAGAAGCTACTATGATCGGTTTGGATGCTACGATCAAAATTTCGGATAGTATAGGACCTTCTCGCACTATTACCTCCAGAAGAATTGGAGGAGATCTTTCTAAAGGAAATCAAACGAACTTTAAAACCGTATTGAAGACCGGAAGATTGTATAAAGTAGAAATTTCTTCTCCAGGATTTTATCCCACTGAGGACAAGCTAGACTTACGTGGAAACGTAGAAAGAAATAAGAAAGTTTATAAAACTTATGTGCTTCTTCCTATCAAAGATGAAGAGAAAGGTAAAATCGTTAACACTGGTGATGGAGATAAAGGTAAAGGACTTAATGTGGTAGTTGTAGATGCTACTACTAAAGAGCCAATCGCTGGAGCGACCGCTACAGTTTTTACTCCTAAGAATAGACAGGGAGAAATCTTAAAATACAACAGTTTGTCAAAAAATTTCCATATCGAGTTGATTCCCGACACTGATTTTGAAATCTTTGCAAAGGCTGAGAAATATATTTCCGAAAGTGTTAATATCTTGAAGAAAGATATTAAACCCGGTTCTACAGTTTCTATCGCTTTAAGGAAAGATTCAGAAGTCCCAGTTGTTTTAAGTACTAAACTCTATTTTGAATTCAATAAGACCGAAGTGACTGACGCACATCGTAAACAACTCGATCTGATTGTAGACTATCTCAAGAAGAATCCGTCGGATAAAATAGAGATTGGGGGCCATACAGATAATATAGCTTCCAAAGAATATAATACTCGCTTAAGCGGGAACAGAGCGCGGAAAGTTTTTGACTACGTTCGTAGTAAAGGGATCCAAGCTTCTAGGTTAAAAACCAGAGCTTATTGGTATTCCAGACCTGATGAAGATAACTCTACCGAAGATGGAAGAGCTAAAAACAGGAGGGTCGACTTCCGCAAGCTATAA
- the folP gene encoding dihydropteroate synthase: protein METGVPSRIQGEIFPPKPILFGVLNITNDSFSDGGKYLHEDLALAKAKSLREEGADVIDIGAQSSNVKAGPISEEVEWDRMKEVISELKKEKVRISIDTFRPYVIRKALEAGVDYINNIRGFVDPESLDLLKGSNKQSTKYVAMFSQDHSIKASESSDLKPETVVPLALEFFRERTKTFESLGLADHLILDPGMGFFLSPDYKVSFAVLSKITEILSEFPNLMVSVTKKSFLGNALGGLPVEDRIIPTAISETYLWSKGVPMIRTHSPKSFLLAMKTWEMSHGVYGPQRELQERSD, encoded by the coding sequence ATGGAAACGGGCGTTCCGAGCAGAATCCAGGGAGAAATTTTCCCTCCAAAACCTATCTTATTCGGGGTTTTGAATATAACCAACGACTCCTTTTCAGATGGGGGTAAATACCTGCATGAGGACCTTGCTTTGGCCAAGGCAAAATCCTTAAGGGAAGAAGGCGCAGATGTTATCGATATCGGTGCCCAATCCTCCAATGTAAAAGCAGGACCCATTTCGGAAGAAGTAGAATGGGATAGAATGAAAGAGGTTATCTCCGAACTTAAAAAAGAGAAAGTTAGGATCTCTATCGATACTTTCAGACCTTACGTCATCCGAAAGGCATTAGAAGCAGGCGTAGATTATATCAATAATATCCGAGGATTTGTAGATCCAGAAAGTTTGGATCTATTAAAGGGTTCAAACAAACAATCCACAAAATATGTAGCAATGTTTTCTCAAGATCATTCTATTAAGGCCTCCGAATCTTCGGACCTGAAACCGGAAACTGTTGTCCCTCTTGCATTGGAATTCTTTAGAGAAAGAACAAAAACTTTCGAAAGTTTAGGGTTGGCAGATCATCTGATCCTAGATCCCGGGATGGGATTTTTTTTAAGTCCTGATTATAAGGTGAGTTTTGCGGTTCTTTCTAAGATCACTGAGATTCTTTCCGAGTTTCCGAATCTAATGGTTTCGGTTACGAAAAAATCTTTTTTAGGAAATGCTCTCGGAGGTTTGCCCGTAGAAGATAGAATTATTCCGACTGCGATCTCGGAAACATATCTTTGGTCCAAAGGAGTTCCTATGATCAGAACTCATTCTCCCAAATCTTTTTTATTAGCAATGAAAACTTGGGAGATGTCTCACGGAGTTTATGGTCCGCAACGCGAGCTTCAGGAGCGAAGCGACTAG
- a CDS encoding tetratricopeptide repeat protein, protein MRRKTYRKIPLLKPVNLFLLPVLLFFSCLYPIRNNEQIENDPMFLYLPATDYTREKVDSVKSPWEAKTHRGKAILAPDKNNLGILFVRFSLIDDAEEEFLNSQKLLSNNPIPALNLLRLYYLVDDISEAKKFLETFLKQSPPIERKKFENLLIEAQRDEELVIYRDVLSTIPGQEVYAWSGLAEYFFSKQEWSKSYYYLEKILQQSPFHKNARGLMLKMAHILEKWDDVLVFGLSLSGTGERIPELEYYIAHAYCEKRRYSESLDWLNKAPESEKESLVFLELWKLSLLSKNPKADVSPLLPYFRKLKSKGLQFTEEEFFPTLTPEGKETMDRIRYGR, encoded by the coding sequence ATGCGCAGAAAAACCTACAGGAAAATCCCACTTCTGAAACCGGTTAATCTTTTTCTTTTACCAGTCCTTCTATTCTTCTCTTGTCTATATCCAATCAGAAACAATGAACAGATCGAAAACGATCCGATGTTTCTATATCTTCCTGCTACGGATTATACAAGGGAGAAGGTTGACTCTGTAAAAAGTCCTTGGGAAGCAAAAACTCATAGAGGAAAAGCGATCCTTGCCCCAGATAAAAACAATTTGGGAATTCTATTTGTAAGATTCTCTCTAATTGATGACGCAGAAGAGGAATTCCTAAATTCGCAAAAACTTCTATCAAATAACCCTATTCCTGCACTCAATCTATTACGTTTATATTATCTAGTGGATGATATTTCAGAAGCTAAAAAGTTCCTGGAAACATTCTTAAAACAGTCTCCTCCGATCGAACGAAAAAAATTCGAGAACTTGCTGATAGAAGCCCAAAGAGACGAAGAACTAGTAATCTATAGAGATGTACTTTCTACAATTCCTGGCCAAGAAGTCTATGCATGGTCAGGCTTAGCAGAATACTTTTTCTCTAAACAAGAATGGTCTAAAAGTTATTATTATTTGGAGAAGATACTACAACAAAGTCCATTCCATAAGAATGCAAGAGGCCTAATGTTGAAGATGGCCCATATCTTAGAAAAATGGGACGATGTTTTAGTTTTCGGACTTAGCTTAAGCGGAACCGGAGAAAGAATTCCTGAATTGGAATATTATATCGCTCATGCATATTGTGAGAAAAGAAGATACTCAGAATCATTGGATTGGCTTAACAAAGCACCCGAATCTGAAAAAGAATCTTTGGTATTCTTAGAATTATGGAAACTTTCTCTACTTTCCAAAAACCCTAAAGCGGATGTTTCTCCACTTCTTCCTTATTTTAGAAAATTGAAATCTAAAGGACTCCAATTTACCGAGGAAGAATTTTTTCCAACTCTGACTCCGGAAGGAAAAGAAACAATGGATAGGATCCGCTACGGGCGATAA
- a CDS encoding tetratricopeptide repeat protein: protein MTEADIKRKFNEALKLEKEGKISQAAKVYSEILGMNPKFQKAYLNLGALYSRTGDSENAIKTYQKALELGKTTELCYNLGVELYRLGSLDAAVKALKSSLELNKKYLNSHLLLAYCYKQLDRPDKSELYLKNAIKLDPKNKTAYAALATIYFDTEKWEQALAAANAAIQINPNDPRMEILMTEIHVKLGNYKQSFETLKKVTTTAQGFVQFNDSIKQAKQKPKPDEKVFFDNLEVLTRKKLDEFKNKLTLSKESPQDFEAPEAQDALDLSLMYLFHGDTERALKYLLYAQKNLQENPTSETG from the coding sequence ATGACCGAGGCCGATATCAAACGAAAGTTCAACGAGGCTTTAAAACTCGAAAAAGAAGGGAAAATTTCCCAGGCGGCCAAGGTATATTCTGAAATTTTGGGAATGAACCCCAAGTTCCAAAAGGCTTATCTAAACCTAGGTGCACTTTATTCTAGAACCGGAGATTCTGAGAATGCAATTAAGACCTATCAAAAGGCACTCGAGCTTGGAAAAACAACCGAACTTTGTTATAACCTTGGAGTAGAACTATATCGACTCGGAAGTTTAGACGCTGCCGTTAAGGCGCTCAAAAGTTCTCTAGAGTTAAATAAAAAATATCTGAACTCTCATCTACTTCTTGCATATTGTTATAAACAATTAGATAGACCTGATAAATCAGAACTTTATCTGAAGAATGCTATCAAGTTAGACCCTAAAAACAAAACTGCTTATGCAGCACTCGCCACCATCTATTTTGATACTGAAAAATGGGAGCAAGCATTAGCAGCCGCGAACGCCGCAATTCAGATCAATCCGAATGATCCTAGAATGGAAATCCTGATGACGGAAATCCATGTGAAACTAGGAAATTATAAACAATCATTCGAAACTCTTAAGAAGGTAACTACGACCGCCCAAGGATTTGTCCAATTCAACGACTCTATAAAACAAGCCAAACAAAAGCCTAAGCCAGATGAGAAAGTATTCTTTGATAATTTGGAAGTTTTAACTCGAAAAAAATTGGATGAATTTAAGAATAAACTTACTCTATCTAAGGAAAGTCCTCAGGATTTCGAGGCTCCGGAAGCACAGGACGCGCTTGATCTTTCTCTTATGTATTTGTTTCATGGAGATACAGAGCGGGCCTTAAAGTATTTATTGTATGCGCAGAAAAACCTACAGGAAAATCCCACTTCTGAAACCGGTTAA